Proteins from a genomic interval of Sugiyamaella lignohabitans strain CBS 10342 chromosome C, complete sequence:
- the MEP3 gene encoding ammonium permease MEP3 (Ammonium permease of high capacity and low affinity; belongs to a ubiquitous family of cytoplasmic membrane proteins that transport only ammonium (NH4+); expression is under the nitrogen catabolite repression regulation ammonia permease; MEP3 has a paralog, MEP1, that arose from the whole genome duplication; GO_component: GO:0016021 - integral component of membrane [Evidence IEA]; GO_component: GO:0016021 - integral component of membrane [Evidence ISM] [PMID 12192589]; GO_component: GO:0016020 - membrane [Evidence IEA,IEA,IEA]; GO_component: GO:0005886 - plasma membrane [Evidence TAS] [PMID 11486013]; GO_component: GO:0005886 - plasma membrane [Evidence ISS] [PMID 9234685]; GO_function: GO:0008519 - ammonium transmembrane transporter activity [Evidence IEA]; GO_function: GO:0008519 - ammonium transmembrane transporter activity [Evidence IDA,IMP,ISS] [PMID 9234685]; GO_process: GO:0072488 - ammonium transmembrane transport [Evidence IEA]; GO_process: GO:0015696 - ammonium transport [Evidence IEA,IEA]; GO_process: GO:0015696 - ammonium transport [Evidence IMP,ISS] [PMID 9234685]; GO_process: GO:0019740 - nitrogen utilization [Evidence IMP] [PMID 9234685]; GO_process: GO:0006810 - transport [Evidence IEA]) codes for MHSYKVAEDLNRARLGIVARGDSSTNFNFDTGDVGYLMVSTCMVFIMIPGLGFLYSGLARRKSALSMIWFTLSAGCVGIFQWYFWGYSLTFSPTATNGYIGNLYQFGMRHVLGGDATYPELLFAGYQGMFQAVTVAIVMGGAAERGRLFPAMVVTFLWATLVYCPLACWAWGPNGWAGAQWGVLDFAGGGPVEIGSGVAGLAYSIALGRRKEQLLLNFRPHNVSLVTLGTVLLWFGWLGFNGGSALGANLRAVYAVWNSNLCAAFGAMAWCLLDFRLEKKWSTVAICSGIISGLVAATPAAGNIPMWASVILGATAGIVCNFSTQIKYLIHADDSMDTFAEHAMAGIIGLLFNGLFAETWIIGLDGVTVHPGGWMSHNWKQLYKQFAYLCACMGYCFVVTLLICYAVNYIPGCHLRVTEDGERGGIDEDQIGEFAYDYVEIRRNYDSKQFDEPIIYEQRVEEPEHPPEEIEEAEEHSSTTKTNPPQEKASA; via the coding sequence ATGCATTCATATAAAGTGGCGGAAGACCTAAATCGAGCTCGGCTAGGAATAGTGGCTCGAGGTGACTCGTCTACCAACTTCAACTTCGATACCGGTGATGTAGGATATCTGATGGTATCAACCTGCATGGTATTCATCATGATTCCAGGACTGGGATTCTTATATTCCGGTTTAGCGCGAAGGAAATCGGCTCTGTCGATGATCTGGTTCACTTTGTCAGCCGGATGTGTAGGTATTTTCCAGTGGTATTTCTGGGGATATTCATTAACATTCTCGCCCACGGCCACTAATGGATATATCGGAAATCTTTATCAATTTGGCATGAGACATGTATTAGGTGGTGATGCTACATATCCCGAGTTACTTTTTGCTGGATACCAGGGTATGTTCCAGGCAGTAACAGTAGCTATTGTCATGGGAGGAGCTGCTGAACGAGGTAGACTGTTCCCTGCAATGGTAGTCACTTTCTTGTGGGCCACTCTTGTGTACTGTCCATTGGCATGCTGGGCCTGGGGTCCTAACGGATGGGCTGGTGCACAATGGGGAGTGCTTGAttttgctggtggaggCCCTGTTGAAATCGGTTCTGGTGTAGCTGGTCTTGCATACAGTATCGCTCTCGGCAGACGTAAAGAGCAACTGCTGCTTAATTTCAGACCTCACAACGTGTCTTTAGTGACTCTAGGTACGGTTCTTCTGTGGTTTGGATGGCTGGGATTCAACGGTGGTTCTGCTCTGGGTGCCAACCTGCGTGCTGTATATGCCGTTTGGAACTCAAACCTTTGTGCTGCTTTCGGAGCCATGGCCTGGTGTCTGCTCGATTTCAGACTGGAAAAGAAGTGGTCTACTGTGGCCATCTGTTCAGGAATTATTTCCGGCCTGGTGGCTGCcactcctgctgctggtaatatTCCCATGTGGGCATCGGTAATTCTGGGAGCCACTGCTGGTATTGTTTGTAACTTCTCGACCCAGATCAAGTACCTGATCCATGCCGACGATTCTATGGATACCTTTGCCGAGCACGCCATGGCCGGTATTATTGGACTGCTTTTCAACGGACTTTTCGCCGAGACCTGGATCATTGGTCTTGACGGGGTGACTGTGCACCCTGGCGGATGGATGAGCCACAACTGGAAGCAGTTGTACAAGCAATTTGCATACCTGTGTGCCTGTATGGGCTACTGTTTCGTGGTGACGCTATTAATCTGCTACGCCGTCAACTACATTCCCGGCTGCCATCTACGAGTCACCGAAGACGGCGAACGTGGAGGGATTGACGAGGACCAGATCGGTGAATTTGCATACGACTACGTCGAGATCCGCCGAAACTACGACTCCAAGCAGTTCGACGAGCCCATCATCTACGAGCAACGGGTCGAGGAGCCTGAGCACCCCCCCGAGGAGATCGAGGAGGCCGAAGAGCACAGCTCCACCACAAAAACCAACCCCCCACAGGAAAAGGCCTCTGCCTAG